In Rattus norvegicus strain BN/NHsdMcwi chromosome 3, GRCr8, whole genome shotgun sequence, a genomic segment contains:
- the C3h11orf96 gene encoding uncharacterized protein C11orf96 homolog translates to MAAAKPGELMGISSSYQAVMPHFVCLADEFPQPVRPAKLPKGKGRLRRPRQSRFKTQPVTFDEIQEVEEEGVSPMEEEKAKKSFLQSLECLRRSTQSLSLQREPLGSCKLRNSLDSSDSDSAL, encoded by the coding sequence ATGGCGGCCGCCAAGCCCGGCGAGCTCATGGGCATCTCTTCTAGCTACCAAGCGGTGATGCCACACTTCGTGTGCCTGGCCGATGAGTTCCCGCAGCCGGTGCGGCCCGCCAAGCTGCCCAAGGGCAAGGGCCGGCTGCGGCGACCGCGCCAGTCCCGCTTCAAGACGCAGCCGGTGACCTTCGATGAGAtccaggaggtggaggaggagggggtgtcCCCGATGGAGGAGGAAAAGGCCAAGAAGTCGTTCCTGCAGAGCTTGGAATGCCTGCGCCGCAGCACGCAGAGCCTGTCGCTGCAGAGGGAGCCGCTCGGTAGCTGCAAACTGAGGAACAGCCTGGACTCCAGCGACTCCGACTCGGCGCTGTGA